The DNA sequence actacatcatcaatcatgatacagtttctatcccacgtctcatgtacactagtgtaattttgaaagagctctatattctcaggaattggttctgacgttgaggcgtcccccaacgataaccatcaCCCAAaaaattctcatgagacggactttgagtgtcgatgatccaaggattaggTTGTACCAAAGCATCTTTCGAACCCACGGGTCTCCCACGCATTCTAGGTGGGGctatggcctgtaacgccagagtgtcactctctttggcgttggcgccatgcctacctctatGTAGGGTGGCGTtacatcctctcgtagggatgtTCATCCTTGCAGgaatatttgcagcagatatgtgatctcgtcactttagtggggatcgagatgggacatagtagggacagaccacgacaattcctgttgttcctgttgaacattcacattcttatctccccctaacgacgggaagattgtctcatcaaagtgacatccgcaaatctagcagtaaggagatcgccttgcaagggcattaagtggtggGCGATTGTTTGAGTCttaaatccaactgagttgtccattcgtctgtaaagacCTATCATAGtgagctgtggcggcgcaattggcacataactGGCttactcaaatgtgcgtaagtaaaATACttgtatccagtcactagctataacgcaaaggtagattgagtggcggtgggtagtagatgaattagcatagctgcatgcgatattgcatcacccaaagcggatataaggagattggtgtgcattaccaatgtccggactaccatcgtagtcatttctgcagaccatttgggtgtgttcatgggaatataatgtccaacatcagtcccaatgcaattactattgaaagtcttcgatgtaaactgtttagcatcgtcaagtccaattgacggaataagatgatccggggagtgagcccgttgttgtatgatgtgtgctaggagtgtagcagaagcagcattacaagtggataatggcataacacgtgaccagcgtgtttgcatgtcaaccaacatcatgagatatttaaacgttcgcaagttggttgaactagtccatagaatccccatggattctatgtaagaacataatgagtattttcatatcctttgcatagggcggtctcaatcctaatttccctaaggaacgggctttgtaaaacgagcgagtggctttagaagcaaccaatgaggattttggttgggccttagcgtttgaaacgctattcgaagcaagttggtgattgcagcatcacctggggtgccatcaccatgatggacgccatccatggtgtcatggatagggactgcgctagTCCTAGGCTGGTGCTGGATGGAAGAGGTGCCCTAGGTAGCAACATCGGTCACACTAAGTCTAGGAATCAacatttgattcatgcttcgtttcgctcgagagatAAGATGTCCATGTgcagtctttagtagatggatcatcatatcatgaccaggatgacctatcatgtcgtgacaaagccaatatgtgtctaaatccaaaagattttctctcataacttcattggatttaaaaactcgaatagtgacatagagtccactagagagacacataaacttttcTAAGATGCACCTTTGATCGCAATCAtcagaggtattgcaaaggaactcatttcagtTCTccacatgcgttttcgcatggaatccgttggctattcatatgtgcgatttgccctatgagcgtagagagctttttgtgagaataatcaaggtgccatttggcaaggggaacttgggctattccatgtccttgaattaatactgatggcccagccattgtagtcacaaagtcatatgctcagaatcaaaatggagtcataatgaaaagaactcgaaattttattcataagccaacggagttacatcattgtctctttgaccaaagaaaatctaatccaaaatgctagctaatgctaaacaatggtagtcgtctaacttctttctgtaattccaaaataaatgtaaccaggtgagtagagagatgtcagtagagcaaggctcgcttaagtaacactaatctcagaaccttcctagacatcacacataCTTTGGGTGAggctactttgaagaaagactaaaccattggcatttactacaaagtatatggcaattgcctattacatctcttggaaaaataaagacttaaacagaattggcgatctattgatcccagctagaTTTCTAGTcatcaacccttcactctagatcattttcttaatcttcttgttccacatagtgagcttctcttgcttcataatatgctttgcaggcggtgacaatttcttcacgagctctacaaatgtgtgcccaatgactggattctccacattgagaacatacatctctttgctcaaactccattgattgaggtgctttgaaagcgtcatttagatgactcttagtgttggtggcgccattAACAAGGCCAGAGCCATTGCcatcctctctctttccacgtttacctcttcggttccgtgttagcctattttggcagttaccttcccaagtagagcgattatatgaaccataacgtccagaagtatccctaaaattagggtttcgctcttggcaccaTCTCTTAGGGGCGCTACAATAATTGGATTCctgaatatgctctgtttccacggatctcgaattatagttcttcacaaggatgttgtcatgcttttcaactacattcatagctccaatgagctcatgaaaccttgtgatcagccctacagtaacatcgattcgatagttcttagcaaccatcaatgcagagacgggaaaGGTAGAGAgtgtcttctcaatcaacatcgcatttgtgatctctttaccacataattccattcaggatttaatgcgaagtgcttccgagttgtagtcaagaactgacttgaaatcgcAGAAGCGGAAGCTATGCCATCCCACTTCTAggttaggaagcagggagtcaaggacgttgccaaatctttctttgagtgagacccatagccttctggggtcttcttcattcatacactcgtactggagtgaatcatccatatgacgagtcattaggatgctgacttttgccttatttgcctcaaaggctgctctatttgctttcaaagcttgagcttgctcaacagttagcacgttcTGGCTTggctcaagaatcgtatccaggattccattagccttgagatgctggcggacatcacgaacccacctgtgatatccagagccagttatTCCCAAttgagcaaagtccaatttgtttaggttactcatcctgaaaaagaacaagaaattaggattAGTTTCGGCGCGtgaaaggctaccacgaaaacatataaaatttctgggtgtaatcacttccaagaaattaggaatttttttaGCGTAAtctcttccaagaaattcaattccaagaggtattagattagatcgaaacaatgaagtaagtggtcgatcataaattctctacaaactctaagtttggagatctctacggttagggctcgtgctgataacatgttttaggaaAATGATATTTGAGATAATTGAgtcatgctttcattgataataagggtctctttatatagaggattacaagcatagagacaAAGTTGTACATCGAaatataatcgtacattgattggatatctcctaagattctcagaatatatctctaattaaaaccctattaccactaggtcaagtaacctagagtttgggccaaacacaattcggatttccttaaacaaatataatatttttggtataattattgtccttaataatCATTTTatagtatgttatatatatcatttaataattcataatagagtaaGGTCAAGTACGCAAATTTGGatgtcccaatagaaactctcaagtattttctttaaaaagaaaaaaaccattagacagtctttgtttcttttcaaaaattatGACGCTTTGAAGATTGGGagcttgattaattaatttataaaATAGAATAAAATAGAAAATCACTATTTGGTATGATTAACTTGATCACTTGTTGTAAGAAGAGTTTACAAAGAATTATGAAATTCAtaacaaaatgaagaaaaaaaaagcttgaAAAATcaacgaatttttgttttttcttagaTTTTTTAACGAATCTTATGATAGAAAATTAATCACAAATTAGCATTCTCTCTCTAGATCCCCAGCCCACCCCCACCAAATTCTTATGAAAAAGTCAGAAAAACGTAAGATAAAGGCAGTCGAAAAATAGAAAATCTTGAATTCAGCCTTTGCGAGCCTTGTGATATCAGTAGATTAACTAAATGGCTTCCTGCACTCAAATAATAGGTATAAATAAaaatgggttaaatactgtttactccctaaactttcagggaaaaaacagttcagtccgtctgcttttaatttcacacatttactccctcatctctcaatttttgaccaataggtccattccgtacAATCTCCGTTAACTGCTGCTATTAAGTGGCCCACGTGGCAGGAAATAAGACGCCAACTCAGCTCTTGGCATGCCAAGTCACTGTCTAGAATGTCTAGAATAACCCTTCCTTCATTTTTCCCCTTCTCCATCAATCAAATCTCTCTAAAATTGATTCTATTTTCCCACTAAACCCCAAAATACCACAAATTGAACTTTGAAAAAAATCTAACAATTGCAATTATGAACTCAACACTTTCAACAGTAAATATGAATCGCACAAAAACTGAACAATTTCAAGCATCATTTCCACAATTCCAACACTTGAATACCATCCCATTCCATTCATAATAATCCATAGCCACATAATCCCTACATAGTTTTTGCAGCATTAGCAAGCCATTAACCAAGCTCTAacttaccaaaaacaaaaaattagagCATTACATCCTCATTAATTGTTCAAGTATGCATCTAATATAGCTCTAATCATCTAATCAAAAGATTAGAGCTAGCAACCAAATGACACATCAAATGGTTGCATAAAAAAGGATGTCTAAATTGATCTGATGGGCAGGCTAACACTTTGTCCAATTGCACAACTATTTTCCATGTTCTGTACCTAAGTTTTGTCTAACCCTCTGAGATGACCTTGTTGGTGCTGCAGAGTTGTTGCTTGATCTCCCAAAAGCTTGTGGAGCCCTTGAATTAGTGGTGGCAGATGTAGCTTGTGCAGGTCGTGAGCTTGTTGGAGCACTTGTTGCTTGTGCAGGGCATGAGCTTGTCAGAGCACTTGTACCTTGCTTAGGCCTACCCCTTGTttttgcaggcatgtttgctgCCAACCTTCATGCCTTCAATGCAGCCATCTTTTTCGGGACACACATAAACAAGATAAGCAAGTCAATTAAGTAGGGTAGACAAAtacaaaaccaataaacaatTGTTGAGAGTGTAATATTACCCTTTGATATTCAGCTCTTTCTCTAGCTTTCTGCCTCAACTCATTTGCAGTCAAGGGACCTGTTTTGCCTTTCTTGGACTGCAGCAACAATAACCATATCAATAACATTCAAATTTGTAGTTCacttaacaaaaataaattgcTAATCTAATGGTGCAACATACCTGATTTTCAGAACCTTGTCCTGCTTCACCATTCACCTTCCTCTTCTTAGAAAGAGCAGCAGCCTTCTTTTCCTTTGGTGGCAAGTGTCGCTGACATGTTTTCAGATTGAGTCATACTTGGCCACAATTGCTACACCTCAAGGATCTTTGCACTCTTTAAAGTTTAGTACCACCATTTATCTCTTTTTCTGAAGCATCCTTAATCCTCTTCGTTTTTGGCCTCCCAGGCTACCTTGAATATTGCAGAGGTAGATAGCTTGATTTTCACTTGTTGACCACATATCCATGCTATTCACAGGCTGTATTAGGTGATTGTAGATACTCAAATAAGTTTTCTTCAGGTAGCAAGATGCGACATAGTCATCCGAGTTTTCCCTCCTCCCATATATTGCAGCAACGACATACTTACACGGGATTCCAGTCAAATCCCACCTCCTACAATTACATGTCCTCACAGAGTGGTTCACAACATTCTTGGATCCCTCAATATTCTCCACTTCTGCTCTGTCACCACCATTGAATGTTGCAATGCAGTCTATTGCAGCCTTGATCTTGTTCTTCTCTAAAATATTCCTTAGCTTGGGACATATATTTCCATGGTAGGCCTCCATTTTATCCCTTGTAATCTGATTCCTCTTCATTAACTTCCACCTTATCTCTTCAAACATAGTCAAAGGTGGCTTGCCTCTTGACTCCAAAATGAAGCTGTTAAAGCTTTCACACATGTTGTTTATGAGGATATCATAATCGCTACCAGTTGTGAAGTATGCTCTAGACCAATGTTGAGGAGGCCTCTCGGGTTCTGCCAGAATACAACATCAAAACCATGTTAAAACATACACATATAATTGTCATTTAAATATAGGTTAAGACAAAACAGCCTCAATACCTGTCAACCAATTATAGGCGTCCTGAACTAGGGACTTCAtctcttccatttctttctGAAAGTAAGACAAAGTCGTTGCCTTTGCACACTTCCACATCTGATCTTTCATTACTTTACCAGGAAACAGCTTGGAAAAGTTAGTCCACAAATACCTTGCACAAAATATAATTCGGGCAGCTGGGACAACCAACTCAAAAGCAGGttttaaacctttttttttatctgaaatAAATGTCCAGCCTGCTCCTTCATGGTCAATATCCAAATCCTTCACCAACAGCTTAAGAATCCAGATCCAAGAATCCTTACTTTCCATCTCTACCATTGCATATCCCACAACCCATGAAGTGTTATTAGCATCCAAAGCTACAGCAGTCAGAAGTTGACCTCCAAAACAACTCTTTATATGTGCTCCATCCAACCCAATACTAATCTCCACCTAGCCGTGAAACCATTCTTGAATGCCCCCAAGCAAATGTACATCCTCCTAAAAACAGGTTTCTTTTCTGGATTGTTGTAGTCACATTTGATATCAATAGTTGTCCCTGGATCAACCCTTTGAAGCTCTCTCCTATAATCCCTTAACCTTGCATACTGCTCTCTCATTGATCTTTCACTTCCAACATAGCAGCCCTTTTAGCACGATAAGCCATTGACCGAGAAACCTTTGCTCTAATGGTGGCTGACATGGTCTTTGCTAGAGAATCTGCAACATCAACCAGAAacaacaattacaaaataaaccaGAAAAGTAAACTAATGACAACAGTTAGAGACTGATCAGAAATACTTGGACTTATCTCTTAATTAAGTGCAATTTGGTCCTCGAACTTTGCAGTCAAGTATCTCATCCTAACCATGTTGTTATTGAACTTTCTTTTGCATTTGTGTTCAGCCACATATTCCTTGATCATCAGTGTACTTTAAGTTGCATCTTCGAAGCAAATAAGAAAAAGGGGCAGTTTTCCTCCTTGCATACCACCCTCAACCTTGTTTTGTCATTTTTTATGAACACATACTCCCATCCACCTTAAATGGCCATTTCCCTTAAGGCATCCCTTAACACTTTTATATTTGCAAATTGCATTTTTAACTTGGAGACAGGATGTTTCATGTCTGTGGCTGGATTGAATTCAATTCCCACACCTTCCAATTCCCCATCAGAATTAATGCCATGCTGCAACCTCTCATCATCTAAATATTCTTCCCTAAACATGTCCTCATTATCAGAAAAGTTTAGTAATTCCTCCTGCACACCTGGCCCTAGCCCACTATTGTTTCCTGCCTTCAAACCCTTTTTTCTTCTACCCTCTTCCATCTCTTTTACCATCTCACCTTCAGCCAACCAGTCATCCTCTTCAGTTCCATAATGGTCATATTCATCATCATCGAATTCAGGATCATAGTCTCCATCCTCACTTGTTGCTTCATCATCACTGCCTCTTTCACTTTCAGCTGCTTCTTCACCTCCTAAATCCAAACCACCACCATAGGACTACAAATAATCCATCACATCCACATCATGCATCAACCCATCCAGTCCACTTGTTTGCTCCACACCACTAGACCCTTGGCCCACACTACTTGGACCTTGCCCCATACTGGACTGCCCCCATCCACTTGACCTTTGCTCACATCTTCTTTGCTCATTTCCACTTGGATGATACTTCAAAAGCTTTTGTTTCCCCTTTTCATTTGGATCCAGACCACCAACACAGCTTGCTTGAGTTGGTACATTGTCCTCAAGCTCTCTAATCACTATTCCTTTGCTTCTTGTTGTCCTCGGCTCATCATATAGCTCCTTTATCACAACACCTGGTTCCTAGGCTCATCAGGTAGTTCTTCTATAACAGCACCACTGGTCATACCTTCACTAAAGAGGAAATCTTCATATATGAAgatgtcatcatcttcatccccAAATACACCATGCAGCTCCATGTGGTCTAAATACAATATCGCTAACCTAAAGGTTGGTACAGCTGTACACATTATCACCACATCCAAATCTGTTTTCCAACTTCATCATTGTGTCCTCTTCATCACCAACTTTATACCAATAATCTATTCTTTAGTCTGCGATATAAGCCGGATTCAGCTGCTTGACCATGTTATCTATCTCCACCAGTGACATCCTATCTCTATCTACGTTATCATAAAAATCCACTTTCCCTCCAACATAACTTTCATTCCTTATGCATCCTCCATGGTACACCTTGACTGTGAAATGGTCTGGGTGAGCTACAATAAGATTATGAAAACCATtagtcataaaccctaaaccagGTAACCGTAAACCAGAAAAATAATCCATACACCATACAAAAAGATGTCTCAATAAACAGGTACAAGACAAACAAAAAGTAAAAAGTCAAGTGTGCTTAATGTCTTAAAGTCATTCTTCACACATGGGAGGGAGACACAGACAAAACAAGTCATTGTTTACACATGAGAGTAGGAGTGGGCATAACAAACCGGAAATTCGGTAACCGACCCGACCGCACCGCATTTTCTGGCTCGGTAACCGAACCGACTGAAAACGGTGTCGTTTTGACGTCTCACCGAACTGAACCGGTTCATAACGGTTCGGAATCGGTTCCAGGTGTAAAACCGACCGAGTTAAACCGCCCGAACcgcatttttatttaatttaatttttgaattaattttattacttgTCTAATTATGATTGGTCATAAACCAAGCTTACATAGGCTTGTATCCACTCGATCTGCAGAAACCCTAATACCTGGCCGCACGACCTCATTTGCCAAAAcactctctcaatctctcttcAGAACTCTCTCGACCTCTCCCGACTCTCTCGATCTCTCTCGACCTCTCCCgactctctcaatctctctcgaCCTCTCCcaactctctcaatctctctcgaCCCATCTGCTTCGATCCCATCTTCTCTCTCTGCCGAGAACCTGCGAGGGTAAGCTCTCTAAATCTTCGATCTGCTTCGTCTCTAAATCTCCGAAGATCCATGTTTAGATGTTTAGAGTTTAGATTGTTCTTCTAGAAAACTTATCACaatatcaaaaattcaaaatcaaatgaGGGTTTTGAAATGCGATTTGGGGCTTTTTATTACAACTCGGGTTTTGATATTCTTACTAAGGTTTTGGTTTCAATATTGATTTGGGGCTTTATGATATAAATGGAAatttgaaattagggtttttgagcTTCATTGTTGTTCTGGGTTTATGAGTCTCATTGGGGCTTCTGTTTTGTATATGCAGATTATGGAAGGGATTAGCGCAACTCCGACTCCTACAGGGACAGAAACTCTAACTGCAGATTCCAGTATTGGAACTACTCCCACACCAACTCCTCAGCCTACAGTTGATCAAGGTGCAGCACCAGTTCCAGCAGTTCCAGGACTTCCACCAATACCACCAGTTCCAGGTGACCCTGATGGGAGTTCAAGCAAAGTCAAGAGGAAGAACACTTCAGTCGTGTGGGCGCATTTTGAGAAGTGCAAGAATCCAGATGGGAGTATCATGAAGCCAGCTTGTTCAAAGTGCAAGTACTACCCCCAGACATACGCCAGCGACACTAGAAGCAATGGCACATCAACAATGAGGAACCATTTGCTCTACCAGTGTCGAAAGTGTCCCATTTATGTCCCCAACAAGAAGCAGAAGTTCTTGACCTTTGATAGAGCAGAAAGTTGAGGTAATTTAATTTCTGTGAGTTATGAAAAGCGTGTTTCTAGGCTAGCTTGTGCGAAAATGGTGGTTCGTGATGAACtgccattttcttttgttgagaatgaagGTTTTAAAGAATTCATAAAGGTGACTCAACCTCTATTTAATCCACCTTCTAGGAGAACACTAGCTAGGGATGTTTTGAAGTTGTATGAGGCAGAGAGGGAGAGGATTAGGGGATTTCTTGTTGCTAATGAGCAGAGAGTGTCGCTGACTACGGATACTTGGACAAGTATCCAAAACATCAACTACATGGTGTTGACAGCGCACTTTATTGATTCAAAATGGAGGCTGCATAAGAGGATTTTGAATTTCTGTGTGATTCCAAATCACAAGGGGAAAACCATAGGAAAGCTAGTTGAATCGTGTTTGATAAAGTGGGGGATTGAGAGGGTTTTTACAATAGTTGTGGACAATGCAAGTCCAAATCAGGTTGCTTTAGATTACATGAAGGAGAAGATAGGAAATTGGGACAAGTTGGTGTTGGGAGGTTCTTTTCTGCATTTGAGATGTTGCTGCCATATTCtaaacctcattgtgagggATGGAATGGAGGAGCTAGACTCCTCCATTGATGGCATTTGAAATTCGGTAAAGTACATTAGATCTTCACCGGTAAGGCTAGATAAGTTTAGGAAGTGTGCAGCTCAAGAAAAGACTGAGCATAAGGGAGGAATTGTCCCTTTAGATGTCTGCACCCGATGGAATTCAACATACTTTATGTTGGATATCGCTGTGAAGTATAAGAAGGCCTTTCAGAGGCTTGAGGATGAAGACCAGCAGTTTGAGAACTATTTCCAAGAGAGAGTGGGTGGAAGTAAGAGAGAAGGACCCCCTAAAGCTGCTGATTGGGATAAGGCAGCAAGGCTCGTCAAGTTCCTAAAAATTTTCTATGAAGCCACCCTTAAATTTAGTGCCACAAAGTTTGTAACTGCAAATGAGCCTTTGCTGTGGATGTGCACAATCGTGGGTGAGATGGAGAAGTGCATGAGCAGTGATGATCCTTTATTAGTTAATATTGCAAACTCGATGAAAAAGAAGTTTGACAAGTATTGGCTGCATCTTGAGGATTTAAACAAGATTCTGATC is a window from the Rosa chinensis cultivar Old Blush chromosome 2, RchiOBHm-V2, whole genome shotgun sequence genome containing:
- the LOC112184589 gene encoding uncharacterized protein LOC112184589, whose protein sequence is MREQYARLRDYRRELQRVDPGTTIDIKCDYNNPEKKPVFRRMYICLGAFKNALDANNTSWVVGYAMVEMESKDSWIWILKLLVKDLDIDHEGAGWTFISDKKKGLKPAFELVVPAARIIFCARYLWTNFSKLFPGKVMKDQMWKCAKATTLSYFQKEMEEMKSLVQDAYNWLTEPERPPQHWSRAYFTTGSDYDILINNMCESFNSFILESRGKPPLTMFEEIRWKLMKRNQITRDKMEAYHGNICPKLRNILEKNKIKAAIDCIATFNGGDRAEVENIEGSKNVVNHSVRTCNCRRWDLTGIPCKYVVAAIYGRRENSDDYVASCYLKKTYLSIYNHLIQPRHLPPKEKKAAALSKKRKVNGEAGQGSENQSKKGKTGPLTANELRQKARERAEYQRSLVNGLLMLQKLCRDYVAMDYYEWNGMVFKCWNCGNDA